From the genome of Acidobacteriota bacterium, one region includes:
- the xerC gene encoding tyrosine recombinase XerC — MSRPLDELAGAFVDHLRYERNAPPRTVSSYAGDLRQFVDFLRRTDADGKPFLPDVDDLDHLTLREFMGYLYQRGLTRRSISRKISTLRAFYRYLCRQELVKANPTLRVSLPKVPKVIPPHLEADQVRALVEAPPADTDAGARDRAILELLYATGARVGELTGLNLEDLNLTERMIRVRGKGRKEREVPFGEPARRALDAWMSVRQRLLFAGREGVRDSRAVFLNLRGGRLTARSVLRLVQHWMSTTATRLDISPHALRHSFATHLLNAGADLRLIQELLGHSSLSTTQKYTHLSVETLMQVYRKSHPRA; from the coding sequence ATGAGCCGGCCCCTGGACGAACTGGCCGGCGCCTTCGTCGACCACCTCCGCTACGAGCGCAACGCGCCGCCCCGAACCGTCAGCAGCTACGCGGGGGACCTCCGGCAGTTCGTCGATTTCCTGCGCCGCACCGACGCCGACGGGAAACCCTTCCTCCCCGACGTGGACGACCTCGACCACCTGACCCTCCGGGAGTTCATGGGCTACCTCTACCAGAGAGGCCTCACGCGGCGCAGCATCTCCCGGAAGATCTCCACCCTGAGGGCGTTCTACCGCTACCTGTGCCGCCAGGAGCTGGTGAAGGCGAACCCCACGCTGCGGGTGTCCCTCCCGAAGGTGCCCAAGGTCATCCCGCCCCACCTGGAGGCTGACCAGGTGCGCGCCCTGGTGGAGGCCCCCCCGGCGGACACCGACGCGGGGGCCCGGGACCGCGCCATCCTGGAGCTGCTCTACGCCACGGGGGCCCGCGTGGGGGAGCTGACCGGCCTCAACCTCGAGGACCTGAACCTCACGGAGCGGATGATCCGGGTGCGGGGCAAGGGGCGCAAGGAGCGGGAGGTCCCCTTCGGCGAGCCCGCCCGCCGTGCCCTCGACGCCTGGATGAGCGTCCGGCAGCGGCTCCTCTTCGCCGGGCGCGAGGGGGTGCGCGACTCCCGGGCGGTCTTCCTGAACCTGCGCGGGGGCCGCCTGACCGCCCGGTCGGTCCTGCGCCTGGTCCAGCACTGGATGAGCACCACCGCCACCCGTCTCGACATCTCCCCCCACGCCCTCCGTCACTCCTTCGCCACCCACCTGCTCAACGCGGGGGCCGACCTGCGGCTCATCCAGGAGCTGCTGGGGCACTCCAGCCTCTCCACCACCCAAAAGTACACCCACCTCTCCGTGGAGACCCTCATGCAGGTCTACCGCAAGTCCCACCCGCGGGCCTGA